Part of the Thermococcus sp. 18S1 genome, CCGACTAGGCCTATTCCGGGATAGCCCTCTATCAGTATCGGATTCTTTATCTCCGGGAGCACTATCTTGACGGGACTCCCGTTTTCCACGGTATCACCCCCGGAGAAATTTAGTTCCAAAAGGTTATTAAATTTTCGGATTCTTTCATTTCCGGAGAGATTATTGGAACTAGAGTCGATGTTACCTGCTCAGGAAGGTCATTAGATCCTTACACGGGTATTCAATGTGGAATTCTAACCCCCGAGCAGAGGGAGCAGTTGAAGTACCTTCTCATAAGCGACTACATCTCCCATCTTTACCAGAAGAGCTTTTATCCAAAGAACGCAAAAACTCTCGTGGTGAAGCCCATTAAAGTTGCCTCCATTAGGGATAACGGCAAGGTTTATGATTACTACTACGCTCCGATGAGCTCTCCAATACCTACCCAATCCATTGGTGGGTTCAAGTTAAGGTTGATATTAACGGAGGAACGTTACGTTAGCAACACCTGGAATCATCTCATGAACACAATAGATACCAACCCTGATATGGCGAAGGACTGGCATTATTATTCGTGGGGGTAGTGGGATATGAGGTACTCTCTTCGTTTCCTAATCTTTTTGAGGCTTTTTCTACGTGTTTTCGCCTTTGCTTACCCGCTCTTTCTAACAGTTATGTACAACTTCTGGATTTTTGAAAAACTACCCGCCGTCGCGTGGTGGGGGTACATAGCCTTTGTGGCCGCGTGGGAGCTTCTGATGGGCGTTGCTGTTGACCGTCTGCCGTTAAAGCCCCTCCTAACGACCTATGTGGCTATTGCCCTCGCTCTTGAATTCCCAAGCGTTTTCTTGGGTGGGGTTTACCTTCACACGGCACTTGTCTTCCTGCCGTGGCTTGTCCTCTGGTACGGGTCACTACTGCTGTTGAGCCTGCTCTCAATTCTCCTCTGGAGTAATGAGGGTGGAGTGGACTATAAAAGGAGCTAATTCGTTGTTGGGGTTATGTTTCCACTGGAACGGCAATCCTTATATGAGTGGAGCGACCATTTAACATGGTGATGACCATGCCGAGGATAGGTATTATAGGTGGTTCGGGCGTTTACGGCGTCTTCGAGCCGAAAGAAACCGTGAAGGTCCACACTCCCTACGGCAGGCCTTCGGCTCCAGTGGAAATAGGCGAAATCGAGGGTGTTGAGGTCGCCTTCATACCCAGGCACGGCAAGCACCACGAGTTCCCGCCGCACGAGGTTCCCTACCGGGCCAACATCTGGGCGCTCAAGGAGCTTGGCGTCGAGAGGGTTATCGGCGTTACTGCCGTCGGCTCGCTCCGCGAGGAGTACAAGCCCGGTGACATAGTCATAACCGACCAGTTCATCGACTTCACAAAGAAAAGGGACTACACCTTCTACAACGGCCCGCGCGTGGCCCACGTCTCGATGGCCGATCCCTTCTGCCCCGAGATGAGGAAAATCTTCTACGAGACCGCCAAGGAGCTCGGCTTCCCGGTTCACGAGAAGGGCACCTACGTCTGTATCGAGGGGCCGAGGTTCTCAACGCGCGCTGAGAGCTTCATGTTCAGGCAGTACGCCCACATAATCGGCATGACTCTCGTTCCGGAGATAAACCTCGCGCGCGAGCTGGGCATGTGCTACGCGAACATTGCAACTGTTACCGACTACGACGTCTGGGCTGAGGAGCCAGTTGACGCCCAGGAAGTTCTCAAGGTCATGGCCGAGAACAACTACAAGGTCCAGGAACTGCTCAAGAAGGCCATCCCACGCATCCCTGAGGAGAGGAAGTGCGGCTGCGCCGACGTGTTGAAGAGCATGTTTGTGTGATTCTGTTCTTCTTTCTCCTAACTCTATTACTGTCTCCTGTAGGTAGATCCTTATACTGGATAATCTTTCCATGTCGTTATTCTGTTAAACTTAGAGTAATCCTTTTTTTGTTTTGTATTAACAAAAACAATTTGGCTGTAATAGTGCGTAACATTTAAATATGACTTTTGCTTCATCAATACTGGTGATGCCCATGAAGCGCCTCGTAGGCCTTGTGCTTGTCTTTCTGGTGCTTGGTCTGACTGCCAGCTCCGCCATGGCGGCGTCCGATGTAGTGCCAAAATCAACGCGGGGCATTCCTCAAACCGTTGAATGCCCCTGTTGCTCTGGGAACGTGAGCCTGCTGACGGATCTCAGGGTGCAGGAACTGAAGGGTCCGGTGGCTTACTTTAAGGCACTTGAAGTATTTAATTCGAAGGACTCAGCACGATTACTAGCACAGCTGAACAACACTACGCTACTTCCAGAGTATCGCAATGCCCGAGTTTTTCTGATTTGGTACGACAATGTTACGATTGAAGTCGTAGAAATCCCCCTGACTGGGAGTAATGAAGGTGAACTAGTTCTAATTAAGGAACCCTCTGGGGAGAGTCTTGCAGTGGGTATAAATACCGGAAAGAGTGTCACTATCATCTCTTTGGAGAATGGCACTGTCGTTAAGAGGACTGTTAGAGTACTAAAAACAGGAGATATTACTCCTGCGGGTTACAAGCTCCGTATCCCCCATGATAAGTTCATGAAGGCGTGTAAGTGGGTTGCGTCCCATCTGTGTGAAGAAGGCCTGCCCGGATGCCTTGCTTCTTGTATTTTTGCACCGGGATTTGTTGGTAAGAGTGTCTGCGTGATTCTATGCTGGGCGATTAAGGATCTGCTCAAAATCGAGCAAAATATCTGTGAACGGGGTGTTGAGCAGTTGTGTCGTAAACTACTTGAACTCGGGATAATCGTAATAGAGTGAGGGGGACGACATGGGTTTGGAAGAGCTCTTGGTTTATGCAGTTTTCTTTTTCATAATCCCTGCATTGGCAACGTGGAAAATTAAGAATACTAACAGACGTGACCAGTTAATACTTCTGTCCTCTCTTTTTGGACTGCTTTATGCAGCGGCTAAAGGGGGTTCTTTTATCTATGTAGCTGGTGTAGTCATTGTTGCAGTGTTCTTAATGTTTGTAATGTTTCTCCCGGAGGAACCTAAGCGCAGGCTTAATTGGATTGTTGTTATCATTTCAACCCTATTTCTGAACTTGTATCTTCTTCACGGCCGCCTCGTTCCAATGGGCTCCCTCTACCTCATCTCCGGTCTCACGGTTTTCTTAGTGTGGGCGCTGGGAGTTCTCAGAATGAGCCTTATATGCCTTGTAACCTCTGTAGTCCTCTCCGG contains:
- a CDS encoding S-methyl-5'-thioadenosine phosphorylase — encoded protein: MPRIGIIGGSGVYGVFEPKETVKVHTPYGRPSAPVEIGEIEGVEVAFIPRHGKHHEFPPHEVPYRANIWALKELGVERVIGVTAVGSLREEYKPGDIVITDQFIDFTKKRDYTFYNGPRVAHVSMADPFCPEMRKIFYETAKELGFPVHEKGTYVCIEGPRFSTRAESFMFRQYAHIIGMTLVPEINLARELGMCYANIATVTDYDVWAEEPVDAQEVLKVMAENNYKVQELLKKAIPRIPEERKCGCADVLKSMFV